A genomic window from Ruminiclostridium cellulolyticum H10 includes:
- a CDS encoding peroxiredoxin family protein, translating to MNKKVSIIIWTLAVFAIIAAAYIFYSKNRPQSFVTPPQETSSQSQSSQSDKVMAPDFALKDMDGKTVKLSDYKGKVVILNFWAVWCKYCKLEMPDLNELDKELSQENNAVILAIDVEESHDTVKNYLTSNGFDLKVLLDNDGSVSRSYGVSGYPTTFIINKDGSVYTYIPYKTDKATLLQILDQLKAEEQLF from the coding sequence AGTATTATTATATGGACTCTCGCAGTATTTGCAATTATAGCGGCAGCTTATATCTTCTACTCAAAGAATAGACCTCAGAGTTTTGTAACACCGCCACAAGAAACTTCTTCACAGAGTCAATCATCCCAGAGCGACAAAGTTATGGCTCCTGATTTCGCTTTAAAGGATATGGATGGAAAAACAGTTAAACTCTCAGATTATAAAGGGAAAGTTGTAATACTCAATTTCTGGGCAGTCTGGTGTAAATATTGCAAGCTTGAAATGCCTGATTTAAATGAACTTGACAAAGAATTATCTCAAGAGAATAACGCTGTTATATTAGCAATAGATGTTGAGGAATCACATGATACCGTAAAGAATTATCTTACTTCAAATGGTTTTGATTTAAAGGTTTTATTGGATAACGACGGATCTGTTTCCCGGAGCTATGGTGTTTCAGGCTATCCCACTACTTTTATTATTAATAAGGATGGTTCGGTATACACTTATATTCCTTATAAAACTGATAAGGCAACACTTTTACAGATTCTTGACCAATTAAAAGCTGAAGAACAGCTATTTTAA